The following DNA comes from Solanum stenotomum isolate F172 chromosome 11, ASM1918654v1, whole genome shotgun sequence.
AGTACCTACTTCTTCCCCACTCCCTATGGAGGGTTCTATAAAGGTTTCACAAAGATATCATCCAAgagtcatatcaccaaaatattcatgggctaacacacaaaAAACTTAGCAAATCGCCTAATTTCTGTAAATTGACCCATAAATACCCAAAATGGACTCCGAAAATGGTGAGACTGTACGTATTGCTCCCCCAACTCCCTACGGAGGATTCCATAAAGGTTTCGCAATGAAATCGTCTGAAAGTTGTATCCCCAAAATATTCATAGgataacacacacgaaaaattgatgGGAATTAGGCGATTTTTCTTAGTTTTCCATGTGTGTTAGCCTATTAaaattttggtgatatgacttctAGACTAATTTTTTGTGAAACCTTTATGGAACCCTCTGTATGGAATTAGGGGAGCAGTACATACAATCTCACCATTTTTAGAGTGatttttgggcatttagggGCCAATTTATAGGAATTAAGTGATTTTAtgagtttttcgtgtgtgttagctcatgaatatattgatgatatggCCTCCCGACAATTTTTTTGCGAAACCTTTATGGAACCCTCTATAGGGAGTTGGGGGAGCAGTACATACAATTTCGCCATTTTTAGAGTGATTTTTAGGAATTTAGGGGCCAATTTACAGAAATTAGgcgattttctcaatttttcgtatgtgttagcccatgaatattttggtgatatgactttcGGATAATTTTTCGCAAAACCTTTTGAGGGAGTAGTACGTACAGTCTAATCATTTTTAGAGTCATTTTTGGACATCTAGGGATCAATTTATATGAATTAgacaattttctcaattttcgtGTGGATTAGCccattattatatattttggtgatatgacttctgagaatttttttgcaaaaacttTAATTGAATCAAACTTTATTACGTTACTGAAGTAAAAGAATGAACGAACTAATTAaggattatatatatacaacaaaaatgAATGCAAAATGTCTAAAATGAACTAATTAAATAAAGATTCTCAAAACAGGAGATGCAATGGGTGCCGTCGGCCATAACTTGAAATCAACATTATCATTACGAGGGGTTAAGTTTAAGTCCAAACAAAATATCCTCTTGCTGCTATTCGACTTCGTCAACACTGGTATCATCGTCGACGTTTTATTAATTTCATCGCGATGACGCCTCATGTGCCCTCCTAACGCTTGACCCAAAGAAAACTCCACACCACAAATAGAGCATTTATGCATCTTATTCTTTTTGTTGGTTTGAACAAGAAACTCTCCAAGTAATTTTGGCTTTTTATTATGACTTGCACGATGACCACCTAAAGCTTGGAAAGACGGGAAACGTTTATTGCAAGTCTTGCATTCAAAATCATTAATGTGATGATGATCTGATGATGAAGAAGTGTTGTTGAAACGAGACAAAAGCATTAAAGCCATGGCCTCTACTTCAATTTGCATATTGTTTTCTCTGCTTCTTTTCATAGATGTCATATTATTGAAGATTTTTACAAATTGTA
Coding sequences within:
- the LOC125845058 gene encoding zinc finger protein ZAT11-like; protein product: MTSMKRSRENNMQIEVEAMALMLLSRFNNTSSSSDHHHINDFECKTCNKRFPSFQALGGHRASHNKKPKLLGEFLVQTNKKNKMHKCSICGVEFSLGQALGGHMRRHRDEINKTSTMIPVLTKSNSSKRIFCLDLNLTPRNDNVDFKLWPTAPIASPVLRIFI